The following DNA comes from Allobranchiibius huperziae.
TCGGTGGCGGCGCCTTGTTCGTCCTCGAGTCGAAGTCCGTGGTCTGGATCGAGCGCCTCCAGCAACGGGACGGCGCGTGTTCCGAATCGCCGGGAGAACGCGTCGACGAAGGATGCGAGCGGGTGAGGCGCCCTGCCCGCGACAGTTGTGACCAGTTCCGCCGCTCGCCGCAGCTGGTCGGTCGTCGCCGACGCAAGCCGGATCGAACCCGGTCGCACCGTGTCGACCTGAATCGTCCGTCGAGGCGGCGGCTCAAGGCCCACTCTTCTCAGAAGATGACGTACCTCTGTCGCGGCGGCGGCCAGATCGTCCGCGGACTCGATCACGTTGACGACTGCGTCCAGCGCGGCGCGCACGTCGTATGCGCCGAGTTCTTCCAGCAACTGCGACGCCTGCTGCGTCGGCTCGGTCCCGATGACCCCCACCGCCGGTGCCGGGATCACCAGCTCTCGGGACAACGCGCGCTGCACGATCGTCGCCGGGTCGGGAAACCCTTGACCAGCCAGCATCTCCATCGCTCGCTCGACCGTCGGCCATTCTGCTGCTGCGGCCACCGCGGCGTCCACGGATGGTGTCCCCAGCACGGCGAGCAGCGTTCGGCCGTTCGACGACCCGACATGAGCGGGCACCCTGTACCGATTGCCGATGCGGTAGGCGAGTGGATTCGGCCGGATCCGCAAGGCTTCCGCAGGAGCCCGGTCCGAGGCCGTCTGTGCCACCACTCGCTGCGTGTGGCCCGGGTCGAGGCGACGGACTGACCGCAGATCCCGGCGGTCGCCAAGCATCAGCTCGGTAGGACCGTCGAATGTCACGAGCGCATAACTCGCGAGCGACCCGAACGGGGTCGGGCGACCAGCCATGCGCGACAGGTAGCGCACCAGGGATCGCTCCGCGGCTGCGCCCTTTCGACTGTGCGGGTCGTCGCGCCAGTGTCGCAGTCCCTCACCGATATCGGACGAGCCCGACGCTAGAGCGTTCGCAATCGTGCTGTCGGCCAGCAACTTCTCGAGACCGCTGCGCAGGACCGCAACGTCATCCGCCCCCGCGTCGGTCCAGCGGGCGAGGTTGTCGACGGCGAGCAGTGGCGCACGGATCACGCCGAAGTCCGCGACCCACCTGCTCCCCGACGACCTGGCCACCGCCCAACCCTAGAATCTCGCACTCCGCGAGGGAGACGAATCCCGACGACAGGCGCCGAGGAACTGCTCCGTCATAGCGGTCTGGTGTTTGCCTTGATCCCAGTTCATCGCACGAAAACCCAACTGGACGATCGGATCAATCGCATCTTCGCAGGTCAGAAGCCTGCGATGTGGTGGACGTGAAGGGACTCGAACCCCTGACCTCTCGCGTGTGAGGCGAGCGCTCTAACCAGCTGAGCTACACGTCCGTAGACGGCGCAGACGAGCAGGTACGTCGTCCGGGCGCGAGGGAGAGGTTAACCCGGCGCCGTCGTCCACCGCCAATCGGCCCCGACCGACGCAGGTCAGAGTCCGGGAAGCCGGCCGAGCGGGGTCTCGACGAAGTCGGGCAGCCATGTCGGCACGCCCTTCCAGAGCAGGTAACCGTAGAGGCACGCCACCACGATGGCGGCCACGCCGAGACCCGCCAAGCCGCGTACAGCGGGGTTCTGCCGCCCCAGCCACGCCGTCCAGGCTTTGACCTGCCTCCTGGTCCAGGCGAGCAGCTTTGCGGCCCAAACGAATTCGGAGGCCCACACGCCGAGGCCGATGAAGATGATGACCCACCCAGGGCCGGGCAGGGGCAGCAGCACGATGCCGAGCGCGATGATCGCGAAGCCCAGGATGCCGACGAAGACGCGGTAGATCAGGTGGGTGGTGGCGTTGGCGCGGATCTTGCGCTGCCACTCCCAGCGCGCAGGGGCGGCCGCGCGCGCCGGGGACTTCTCGTCGTCCTGGGTCGAGGTACTCATGACGCGCCGTCGACGGGCTGAACGGCGTACCTCACGGTGCGGGGTCGTTGTCGAGGGCGGCGGCATCGGCGAAGACCCGAGCGGCCCGGGCGGTGACCGGACCGGGCGTGAGCGTTCGCGAGCCCACCGCATGCACGCCCTGCACCTCACGCAGCGAGGAGGTCAGGAAGATCTCCTCGGCCCGGTCCAGCACGTCGAGGGGCAGGGTGGCCTCACGGATCGGCAGTCCGGCCGCCTTGCACCACCGCAGGACGAGCGCCCGCGCGATGCCCGCCAGCGGACCGGCCGACAGCGGCGGGGTGAGGATCTCGCCGTCGACCACGATGAAGATGTTGGAGCCGGTGCCCTCGCACAGCTCATCGCGGGTGTTGGCGAAGATGCCCTCGTCCGCCCCGCGCTCCTTGGCGTACGCGAGCGCGACGACGTTCTCGGCGTACGACGTGGTCTTCAGTCCGGCGAGCGCGCCGCGTTCGTTGCGCACCCAGGGCACGACCTCGACCTTCGAGGAGACCGGCGGCGGGTCGGCGGGGCCGGCGGTCACGATGTAGGTCAGCGCCGAGTCCAGGCGCCCCGAGCCGAGCGGCCCTGCTCCCCCGGTGACCATGTAGCGCACCCGACCGAGCGGCATCGGCTCGCGCAGCACCGCATCTATGCCCTCGTCGACGCGGTCGCGGTCCGCTCGCGGCAGCCCCAGCCCGGCCAGCGTGCGGTCGAAGCGGGTGTGGTGCATGGTGCGCGCGAACACCTGCCCGTCGATCACCTTGCAGGTCTCGAAGCCGCCGTCGCCGACGGTCACCCCGTGGTCCAACGCGTTCAGGCTGGGCTTGTCGTCGACCCGCTCGCCGTCGACCCACACACGGATGCTCATTCCGACCTCGCGATCACCGATTCCGCGAGCGCCAGTAGGCGCCGCGCCTTGAGAGCAGTTTCCCACCACTCCCCCGCCGGGTCCGATCCCCAGGTGATGCCGGCGCCGGTCCCGTACCGCAGCCAACGAGTGCCGCCGCGGTCGTGTTCCAACCAGAACGTGCGGATCCCGACGGCGAGCGACGCCGTGCCCCGGTCGTTGTCGACGTACCCGATCGCGCCGCAGTACGGGCCCCGCTCCACCGGCTCGAGATCCCGAATGGCGGTCAGGGCGCTGGACTTCGGAGCACCTGAGACCGAGCCGGGCGGGAACGTCGCACCCAGGATGTCGGCCCACTGCGCCCCCTGGTCCAACTGCCCCGACACCGTGGACTCCAGGTGCACCAGCCCGGGGTTGTACTGCGGGGCGAGCAACGCGTCGACCGCGACGGTGCCCGGGCGGCATACGGCGGACAGGTCGTTGCGCACCAGGTCGGTGATCATCACGTTCTCGGTGCGGTCCTTGGGGAGCAGCTCTTCGACCGTCGGTGCGGTGCCTTTGATCGGGGCAGACCACACCCGGTCCCCGCTGCGACGCAGGTAGAGCTCCGGTGAGGCGCAGACGACCTCGAGCCGGGCGTGGGGGGTGTCGATGTACCCGTGTCGGGGCGCCGGATTTGCCTGTCGCACCAAGCGATTCAGCTCAGCCATCGAGAAGCCGCCCGGCACCGCGCGACTGAGCACCCGGCAGAGATTCACCTGGTAGACCTCTCCGGCCGCGATGCGGTCGCGGATCGCGCGCACGCCCCGTTCGTACGCCGATCGGTCCAACGAGGACGACCATGCGGACAGGTCGGGGTCCGCCACCAGGGGCTCGACCACACCGGCGGCGTCGGGGTGCTCCAGATACTCCACCGATCGCATCCGGACCGCTGTCAGCTCGCGCTCGAAGGTATCGACGACCACCCAGAAGCCCGGCTCGTCGAGTGCCACGAGGTCATGCCGCACCTCCACGACCCCGGTGGCCGTTACACCGGCGAACTGCGCCCGCCCGTCCTCGTCATCCATCGCGGCCCAAGTATGCCGACCACGCGACAGTCCCCCCGCTCCGCGTGGTCCACCCGTGGCCCGACGCGAGGACCCACCCGGATCGGTACGACACGGTCGGGCGCGGACTCGTCGGCAGTCGCATTCGGTCGTCGGAGGCGTAGCGTGCAGAACGCCCCGCAGGCGGTCACCGACCGCCCGCAACCGCCCCTTTGTCGGTGCGGAACGAAGCCCTCGGCCCAGACGGGTCGGGGGCTTCGCCGCCTAGCACTGCTGCCATCGCGTCGACCTGCACAGCCCTGATCAGGGAATCGACCGCGGCCGACCTTGGTTGCCGATGACATGACTTCTTCGACGAATATCGCCGCGCAGTCCGGGACGTTCTCCATCGGAGGCGACCTTCCCGTCGTTCGCCTGGGTTACGGCACCATGCAATTGACCGGGGACGGGGTCTGGGGCCCGCCGCGGGACCACGACGAGGCGGTCGCCGTCCTGCGTCGCGCGGTCGAACTCGGCACCACCTTCTTCGACACCGCCGACTCCTACGGGCCGGTCGTGGCCGAGGAGCTCCTGGCCGAGGCGCTGCACCCGTACGCCGACGACGTCGTGATCGCGACCAAGGCCGGACTCACCCGACAGGGCCCGGGCATCTGGACTCCGGTCGGTGTGCCTGCCTACCTGCGGCAGCAGGCCGAGCTCAGCCTGCGGCGCCTGAAGGTCGATGCCATCGACCTCTTCCAGTTGCACCGCATCGATCCCGCGGTCCCGCTCGAGGACCAGGTCGGCGAGCTGGCCAAGCTGAGGGACGAGGGCAAGATCAAGCACATCGGACTGTCCGAGGTGACCGTGGACGAACTGCAGGCCGCCGAGAAGATCGCGCCGATCGTCACGGTGCAGAACCGTTTCAGCCTCGGAACCCGTGACGCGGACGCACTTCTCGCGCACAGCGAGGCGAACGGTATCGGTTTCATCCCGTGGCGTCCGGTGGCCGACCACACCGGTGCCGCCGGAGCCCTTGCCGAGATCGCCGACGCCCACGACGCGACGGTCACCCAGATCGCCCTCGCCTGGCTGCTCCAGCTCTCCCCCGTGATGCTTCCCATCCCCGGGACGTCGCAGGTGGCACACCTGGAGTCCAACACCGCCGCCGCGAGCATCACACTGACCGCCGACGAGGTGAAACGACTCGGCGATCTGACCGACTGACACCCGCACCTATCACGACGAAGCCCCTCCACCCGCGCGGGTCGAGGGGCTTCGTCGTGCGTCCCGCGGGTCGGTCAGGTGCAGGTGTTGGCGAAGTTGCTGATGGTGATGTCGTCGCCGGTGGTTCCCGTCGCCGCGACGAAGTCGTATCGCAGCACCACGGGCGAGGTGACCGTCGTCGTGGGCGAGTACGTCACCGTCTTGGTGCCGGACCCGCCGTTCGTCGTGCTCGTGTCGATGGCGCCGGTCGATTGCGCCACGCCGTTGATCTGGAAGCTCATCGTCAACTTCCGAGGGTTCGATGAGTACGTCGTGTAGTTGTAGGTGAATTTGTACGTGCGGCCCGCGAGGAAGGTCTGGCTCGGGCTCTGCACCACTTCGGACGCCGCGGCGGTCGACGCAGGATCCTGCAGCAGGACGTACCCGTTGTTGGTGAACTGATCGGTCCCGCCGTTGGTGGACATGTTGGTCTTGGTGACAGTCCACCCCGCTGCCGTGCTCGGTGCCGCCACCCCGCCGCAGGCCGATGCTGCGGCGACGGGAACGACTGCACCGACCGCGATCACCGGCACAGACCAGGCTGTCGTGCCCAGCACGGCACGACGTGTCACCCGGCGCGTGTCACCGTCCACGTCCCGCTCCCGCTCCCGCCCCGTTGAATCGCTCCACCGAAGATACCGATCGCATCTCCTGTCTTGGTCAAGAAAGGGTAAGGGTTCGGCCAAGTCGGCGGTGTCGTATCAGTGACACGGTGATCAAAGATTTCGCCGTCACCAGGCCGCAACCGATCGTCTCGACCCCGCACGGTCCATCAGGGTCGTGGATATCGTGATCGGTCGTGCCTCCGGATACCGAGCTCCTCTTGGAGCAAGCCCACCTGACCTATGCCCGCGAGCAACTCACCCGAATGCGCGAGCGCACTTCGGCACTGGATCCGCTGAAAGCCAGCGACGCCGACTCCTCCGCCCAACTCCAGCGGACCCTGCGTGACCGGATCGCAGCACTCACGGATGACCCGCGCACCACGCTCTTCTTCGGTCGGCTGGATCTGGACGCCTCGGGCGCTCCGGGGGCGCGCGACCTGCCCCCCACGCTGCACATCGGCCGACGCCACATCAGCGATCTGCACGGCGACCCGGTGGTCATCGACTGGCGTGCGCCGGTCTCCACCGCCTTCTATCGCGCCTCCCCCGCCGAACCA
Coding sequences within:
- a CDS encoding aldo/keto reductase, encoding MTSSTNIAAQSGTFSIGGDLPVVRLGYGTMQLTGDGVWGPPRDHDEAVAVLRRAVELGTTFFDTADSYGPVVAEELLAEALHPYADDVVIATKAGLTRQGPGIWTPVGVPAYLRQQAELSLRRLKVDAIDLFQLHRIDPAVPLEDQVGELAKLRDEGKIKHIGLSEVTVDELQAAEKIAPIVTVQNRFSLGTRDADALLAHSEANGIGFIPWRPVADHTGAAGALAEIADAHDATVTQIALAWLLQLSPVMLPIPGTSQVAHLESNTAAASITLTADEVKRLGDLTD
- a CDS encoding aminotransferase class IV, yielding MSIRVWVDGERVDDKPSLNALDHGVTVGDGGFETCKVIDGQVFARTMHHTRFDRTLAGLGLPRADRDRVDEGIDAVLREPMPLGRVRYMVTGGAGPLGSGRLDSALTYIVTAGPADPPPVSSKVEVVPWVRNERGALAGLKTTSYAENVVALAYAKERGADEGIFANTRDELCEGTGSNIFIVVDGEILTPPLSAGPLAGIARALVLRWCKAAGLPIREATLPLDVLDRAEEIFLTSSLREVQGVHAVGSRTLTPGPVTARAARVFADAAALDNDPAP
- a CDS encoding chorismate-binding protein, encoding MDDEDGRAQFAGVTATGVVEVRHDLVALDEPGFWVVVDTFERELTAVRMRSVEYLEHPDAAGVVEPLVADPDLSAWSSSLDRSAYERGVRAIRDRIAAGEVYQVNLCRVLSRAVPGGFSMAELNRLVRQANPAPRHGYIDTPHARLEVVCASPELYLRRSGDRVWSAPIKGTAPTVEELLPKDRTENVMITDLVRNDLSAVCRPGTVAVDALLAPQYNPGLVHLESTVSGQLDQGAQWADILGATFPPGSVSGAPKSSALTAIRDLEPVERGPYCGAIGYVDNDRGTASLAVGIRTFWLEHDRGGTRWLRYGTGAGITWGSDPAGEWWETALKARRLLALAESVIARSE
- a CDS encoding TIGR02611 family protein → MSTSTQDDEKSPARAAAPARWEWQRKIRANATTHLIYRVFVGILGFAIIALGIVLLPLPGPGWVIIFIGLGVWASEFVWAAKLLAWTRRQVKAWTAWLGRQNPAVRGLAGLGVAAIVVACLYGYLLWKGVPTWLPDFVETPLGRLPGL